One window of the Pararge aegeria chromosome 22, ilParAegt1.1, whole genome shotgun sequence genome contains the following:
- the LOC120633737 gene encoding small VCP/p97-interacting protein, with the protein MGIFTSCCRPSASNVLTPDTETRRRQQVEAAERRRAEEASRGVKDPEKVRRMQQRSEEMEQRERELQKGGGATLKWTAD; encoded by the exons ATGGGGATATTTACATCTTGCTGCAGACCTTCAGCTTCGAATGTATTGACTCCAGACACA GAAACCAGACGTCGACAGCAGGTTGAAGCAGCTGAGCGAAGGCGTGCGGAGGAGGCCAGCCGTGGTGTTAAAGATCCAGAGAAAGTTAGACGCATGCAACAGCGCTCTGAGGAAATGGAGCAACGTGAGAGGGAGTTGCAGAAGGGTGGGGGTGCTACTTTAAAG TGGACGGCCGACTGA
- the LOC120633892 gene encoding ATP synthase subunit b, mitochondrial codes for MLSRVALRTALARQSASTSLVARTSATDVSGVRDEVNFPRPVRGEPGKVRLGFIPEEWFQFFHSKTGVTGPYTFGAGLITYLFSKEIYVMEHEYYTGLSIFLIVYYATKKMGPQVAAWLDKEVDAVENTWNEGRIQSVKSLEDAIANEKDAQWRAQGQELLMEAKKENVLLQLEAAYRERLMNAYQEVKRRLDYQLEKSSLERRIAQKNMVDWIVLNVTKAITPDQEKQTLDRCIADLASLAVARK; via the exons ATGCTTTCACGCGTAGCTTTGCGTACAG CTTTGGCCCGACAGTCCGCCAGCACATCCCTAGTGGCTCGCACATCAGCCACAGATGTCTCTGGTGTGCGTGATGAAGTAAACTTCCCCAGGCCTGTGCGAGGCGAGCCCGGTAAAGTCAGACTTGGCTTCATTCCTGAAGAATG GTTCCAATTCTTCCATTCCAAGACAGGTGTTACTGGACCCTACACATTTGGTGCTGGTCTCATCACATACCTTTTCAGCAAGGAAATCTATGTCATGGAGCATGAATATTACACTGGTCTATCCATCTTCCTTATTGTCTATTACGCAACCAAGAAGATGGGCCCGCAAGTAGCTGCCTGGCTGGATAAGGAAGTTGAT GCAGTCGAAAACACCTGGAATGAGGGTAGGATCCAGAGCGTCAAGAGCCTCGAAGACGCCATCGCCAACGAGAAGGACGCGCAGTGGAGAGCTCAGGGCCAGGAACTCCTCATGGAAGCCAAGAAAGAGAACGTGCTGTTGCAGCTGGAGGCTGCGTACCGGGAGCGCCTGATGAACGCCTACCAGGAG GTCAAACGCCGCCTGGACTACCAGCTGGAAAAGTCGTCACTGGAGCGCCGCATAGCCCAGAAGAACATGGTGGACTGGATAGTGCTCAACGTGACCAAGGCCATCACCCCTGACCAGGAGAAGCAGACCTTGGACCGCTGCATCGCCGACCTGGCCTCGCTCGCCGTCGCCAGGAAGTGA